The genomic region CGACGGCCAGTGCGGCCGCTAACTGCTTTCGGCGCATCGGTGGTTCCCCCTTCGGTTGTCCCCTCAGCCCATCGCCTTCCGGCCCGCGGGACAACGGCTGAAGGGTGATGCCTCGGTACAACTCTGGTCTTAGGCCAACCCGGCCAAACGGCCATGACGGGTGTCATTTCCGCTGGTGGCCGGGCTCCGGCAGGCTCATCCCGCGGCAGGTCAGGTCGCGGGCGGGCGTGACGCCGTCGACGAGGTAGCGCTCGACCGTGCTGTCCACGCACTCGTTGCCGTAGCCGTAGAGGGTGTGGTCGCCCTCGTCCTCGACGGTCAACATGATCGAGTTCTTGAGCTGCCGGTGGGTCCTCCGCGCACCCTCGATCGGCGTCGCCGGATCACGCTCGGCCTGCACCATCAACACCGGCCCGACGCCGTGTCCGGTGGGGCGCTTGAGGTTCACGTTCGGCCGGTCCCAGAACGCACATGGGCCCGCGACCTGGTAGTAGCCGATGAGCGGCCACTTGGCGCCGTTGACCTCGGCTTCGCGTTCGAGCTGCGCGCGGTCGGCGAGGAACGGCGTGTCGTTGCACAGGATCGAGTAAGTGGTGGCCATCACGGCGTCCGGGTGGCTCGCCTGTGCTGTGTTCCGTTGCTGTGCGGGTGCTTGTCCGAGTGCTCGGGTGAGCTCGGCCAGCTTGCGGGCGCCGGCGTCGAACGAGTGCTTGCTGAACAGCGACCCGCGCAGCACCCCGAAGTCCAGCGTTGCCGGGTGGTAGGTGACGCCGTCCGGCAGCGTGACGGGTTGCTCGGCGAGCTCGCGCCGGGTGTTCTCGTAGGTCTGCCGCACCTCCTCAGCGGTCTTGCCGAGGTGGTAGACGTGGTCGTACTTGGCCACCCACGGCAGGAAGTCGACGCGGAACCGGCGCTCGAACCCCATCGCCCAGTCGCCGAACACCTCCTCGAACCGGGCGGTGACGTCGTTGCTGGAGTCGAGCACCATCCGGTCGATCGTCCGGGGGAAGTACGCGGCGTAGTGCGCGCCGAGCCAGGTGCCGCCGGAGTACCCGATCCAGCTGACCTTCTCGCGGCCCATGACCCTGCGCAGCAGGTCGAGGTCCTTGACCGTCTGCTCGGTGGTGACGTGCCTGCCGAGCTCGCCGGACCTGCTCTGGCAGAACCTCGCCTGCAGCTCCATGTCCCGGTAGACGAGGTCGAGGTTGGCCTTGCCGCGGTCCCGCGGGTCAAGTGCGTCGGAGGTGCTGAACTGCCCGCAGGTGACGTTGCTGCTGGCCCCCGTGCCGCGCACGTCGATCCCGACGATCTCGGCGTTCTCGCTGAGCTTCGGGCGGTTCAGGTAGAGCAGCGGCAGGCTGCGGCCCTCACCGCCGGGGCCGCCGGGGTTGGTGAAGACGGTCGTCTTCGCCTTGCCGTTCTTCGGACGGGTGCGGCTGACGGCGATGGTGATGGTCTTGCCGTTGTGCGGGTCGTTCCAGTTCATCGGTGCGGTGATCCGGCCGCACTCCAGGCGTCCCTCGGTGGTCAGGTCGGCGCAGGGCTGCCAGTCGATCCTCTGGTTCGCGTGGGCGTGTGCTTCCGGTGCGACGAGCAGACCGGCGGCGAGCGCCGCGGCCAACGTGGTGCGGTACATCGGTCGATCCCCCTCCTGACGGCCGGCCCCCAGCCGGCCTG from Lentzea guizhouensis harbors:
- a CDS encoding alpha/beta hydrolase — its product is MYRTTLAAALAAGLLVAPEAHAHANQRIDWQPCADLTTEGRLECGRITAPMNWNDPHNGKTITIAVSRTRPKNGKAKTTVFTNPGGPGGEGRSLPLLYLNRPKLSENAEIVGIDVRGTGASSNVTCGQFSTSDALDPRDRGKANLDLVYRDMELQARFCQSRSGELGRHVTTEQTVKDLDLLRRVMGREKVSWIGYSGGTWLGAHYAAYFPRTIDRMVLDSSNDVTARFEEVFGDWAMGFERRFRVDFLPWVAKYDHVYHLGKTAEEVRQTYENTRRELAEQPVTLPDGVTYHPATLDFGVLRGSLFSKHSFDAGARKLAELTRALGQAPAQQRNTAQASHPDAVMATTYSILCNDTPFLADRAQLEREAEVNGAKWPLIGYYQVAGPCAFWDRPNVNLKRPTGHGVGPVLMVQAERDPATPIEGARRTHRQLKNSIMLTVEDEGDHTLYGYGNECVDSTVERYLVDGVTPARDLTCRGMSLPEPGHQRK